The proteins below are encoded in one region of Bombus terrestris chromosome 7, iyBomTerr1.2, whole genome shotgun sequence:
- the LOC100648136 gene encoding leucine-rich repeat serine/threonine-protein kinase 1, translating into MEDYTPIDEDFPGRLLHQAALWDNAELLEDLLRGEHAQYINSQDSWGRTPLHAAAITENSRCLDVLLSAGANPNIPCGPRGHYRTPLHICAEHGHSSNIEKLLKFDANLMIQDNNGERPLDVAEKAKQDVSINLLKSAAEKYELEKLAVHASLRAICIQGDVVAAKNLIQGHTSDLECIINMAPNGANTLLFIACEMGHKDIVRLLLDHGADCRVHPVTKYCPLYIACYNGKVEIVELLLRHFPKQVQSLTVEKWLPIHVATINGHHLVIDLLLKFEYPQTTYQRYKDSSGEYEYEMPFDINTQDVTGQNVLYISSMLGNIKIVELLLNYKVKARKIKEEDMGVAQPLPMSKRKISSGIQRLMSSLNFRSKAFDKKDDNMICPLNLDLYCNNVTETALHAAVKGKHTEVVTALLLAGADPNLPVKVPYDQSDPESNYSSALIIACQQRDIKIADLLLKHSAVDNTCKAIKIAAQNRDEPLTAKLLSIKAYPDSEYKINKKAMTECTQTSHFSALSSFGNVTYSTLFPNTPTMINWHDQQCHLSQIRAQWLTDAVLHVNKKLSAKNNDLVLYAITRIDISLNSITSVPPIIFYLQSLRYLNMAQNKIDTLTAEPKSHKDKLCPVLEEMYLQDNRLEQLPEFIMNLPALEIMDVSNNKLQCLPDNLWRAPKLKELNASFNLLKILPSQVSQNISRKTQREDCLNNSPSSRSLASQLAISREDSLEFESFTKIANAQIIEMDRPHVWTKSVQVSEKVSDDNESGARSVLTSLNLAHNLFNSIPVALPCLAVNLVRLNMAYNSLRSMSHITSYPASLKQLDLSNNQISRWPSLPQVEGADLMEQANTACYCPATNVQSPIVPGSNRQTATSLRDVVLMSVCTHRRHLRLENLRTLILANNLLSRIQLTSIDDGEMPNLEEENIDRDTRITYSGSKLYLLFPNVSMLDVSNNKLKEIPQNIYELNNLSVLNISGNPEIIELPPQMGLLSRLWNLNTQGCRLQEPLKTMIESKKYKTMDVIGYLKSILEDAKPYARMKLMIVGIQGIGKTSLLEQLRQEGEVPNKKKAAEHWAKRMGNKNINAKTARGTTISTVGVDIGDWIYEKKVRGQSSHGPVYFRTWDFGGQREYYATHQYFLSKRSLYLVVWRIIDGFKGVSEIFQWLVNIQSRAPNSPVIIVGTHYDISYEHSEALQQYIRDKFINVVDAEKCGLPKVMETIEVSCKTKHNIKMLCNLIYDVVFSLRSPGSKELLLEQKVPASYLALEDVVIQLAHDRKLSGADPVLKADQYYTAVNNELQKLHRSFRDPAELHQATLFLHENGIILHYDDATLKDLYFLDPQWLCDMLAHVVTIREINPFARCGIMKLDDIQHVFKSSTISSIDTQGYIVSLLNKFEVALTWDYRTLLIPSLLPTEEDILRNNQIIKIPVKTRSWHIRSKKITSPMIAFQNSTGESKSSTECVLTSRSQPDCSVTRLLLMSYFPSGFWSRLITRILADDAIVEIVMSFLAPFKDFVDDNIFISLLDTQAEWVLWQTGIELKYSNITLLRLKEVNYNLKNSPYDYRQFKFKLKQDGIWCTVDLKNSAILEIWFPVDTLVIKQPIMSDSAEEEPMGYQAIVVEPRPESMPQLLALIVDHIDILLEDWYPTLGTRFVHTSEGKLLVTRLIPCPRCLLNNGENENEISDTDRLTEDIQKYYINKERQSQDSYKSDGDSGVGYDSLTSSRMPSLEGHPDIIKQSTHFEGILAYSWMVEECILSAYSNKPISCPKHSDIPLSHVAPDIIFMDLGSKHLIKSEDVKLGKLLGRGAFGFVFKGVCRLPGTYHKVDVAIKMLQPVPPGPNSKQSAILAYKAAQSKWDRDPLQYACKAYCTARQELNILLTLRHTNIVPLIGIVVSPLALVLDLAPEGALDNVLKNYRRSGAKLDPYTLQAIILQVAKAVEYLHQQHVIYRDLKSENVLVWQMPLPFQDYPEHPVHVKVADYGISRLTLPTGAKGFGGTEGFMAPEIIKYNGEEEYTEKVDSFSFGMFIYELITLRQPFEGHEAVKECILEGGRPPLTYRETFHPCYALDLMVICWAQNPKDRPTASQIVSIASAPEFTHLIDVILLTERTQVTAITMTNRTIEENLSGDEIWFGHNNGEVDMLLGTQKGWLQHVRIETPIIPYAMCGVDGYIWIGDDIGQVHVYLGSNFGCVASYNLEPDHSMESKIVGLIYLEQIKQFAVALHSGKTFLLSNSFTQMKKMEITTDIQDNIKTYSLAAVYKKKRILELWVGQSFGKVSIYVLKDNSLIDTVQLSHVTGETAIKNLFATHLLSAENSVLSYTYPGCIVYQWDVDTRQIINKLDMSKLVPCSESLKSISIEENLSTEKCQVTALEACRNQLYIGTTWGCIVVAECNSLRPITVFRPFEGKVCQIISFKSTDEKKLVLATVGQGYRSLISRYTDFLIDSLDAEDLKHSMYTLLWRSEHWSAA; encoded by the coding sequence ATGGAAGATTATACTCCTATTGATGAAGATTTTCCTGGTCGTCTGCTACATCAAGCTGCTTTGTGGGATAATGCAGAATTATTAGAAGATCTTTTAAGAGGAGAGCATGCACAGTACATAAATAGTCAAGATTCATGGGGTAGAACACCATTACATGCTGCAGCTATTACCGAAAATTCAAGATGTTTGGATGTACTATTGTCTGCAGGGGCAAATCCAAATATACCATGTGGACCACGGGGTCATTACCGGACACCATTACATATTTGTGCAGAACATGGACATAGTTCCAACATTGAAAAACTTTTAAAATTTGATGCAAATCTAATGATCCAAGACAATAATGGTGAAAGACCATTAGATGTAGCTGAGAAAGCTAAGCAAGATGTCAGCATAAATTTGCTCAAATCAGCAGCTGAAAAGTATGAATTGGAAAAACTTGCAGTACATGCTTCTTTGCGTGCAATCTGTATTCAAGGAGATGTTGTAGCAGCTAAAAATCTTATTCAAGGACATACTTCGGATTTGGAATGCATTATCAACATGGCACCAAATGGTGCAAATACTCTACTTTTTATAGCTTGCGAGATGGGTCACAAAGATATAGTTCGTTTGCTTCTGGATCATGGTGCAGATTGCAGAGTGCATCCTGTTACCAAATACTGTCCATTATATATAGCTTGTTACAACGGTAAAGTAGAAATAGTGGAATTGCTTCTCCGACACTTTCCTAAACAAGTACAATCTTTAACTGTGGAAAAATGGTTACCAATTCATGTGGCAACTATAAATGGTCATCATTTAGTTATTGATTTACTATTGAAATTTGAATATCCACAAACTACGTATCAACGCTATAAAGACTCATCGGGAGAGTATGAATATGAAATGCCATTTGATATCAATACTCAGGACGTTACGGGACAAAATGTTCTTTATATATCTAGTATGCTTGGAAACATAAAAATCGTAGAATTACTACTAAATTATAAAGTGAAAGCAAGAAAAATCAAAGAAGAAGATATGGGGGTGGCGCAGCCACTCCCGATGTCGAAAAGAAAGATTTCGAGCGGTATACAAAGATTAATGTCTAGTTTAAATTTTAGAAGCAAAGCGTTCGATAAAAAGGATGACAATATGATATGTCCATTAAACTTAGATTTGTATTGCAACAATGTTACCGAAACTGCTTTACATGCGGCTGTAAAAGGCAAGCACACAGAAGTAGTTACTGCTTTATTATTGGCAGGTGCCGATCCTAATTTGCCTGTAAAAGTTCCTTATGATCAGAGTGATCCAGAAAGTAATTACTCTAGCGCGTTAATTATAGCTTGTCAACAGCGTGACATAAAAATTGCAGATCTTTTACTGAAGCACAGTGCTGTAGATAATACATGCAAAGCAATCAAAATCGCCGCACAAAACAGAGACGAACCTCTCACGGCAAAACTTTTATCTATAAAAGCTTACCCTGATTCAGAatacaaaattaacaaaaaagcTATGACCGAATGTACCCAAACTTCTCACTTTTCTGCACTATCCTCTTTTGGAAACGTAACATATTCGACGCTATTTCCAAATACACCAACGATGATTAATTGGCATGATCAACAATGTCATCTTTCACAAATACGTGCTCAGTGGTTGACAGATGCCGTATTACACGTAAACAAAAAGCTGAGTGCTAAAAATAACGACTTGGTGTTATATGCTATCACAAGGATAGATATCTCTCTTAATTCTATCACTTCTGTACCAcctatcatattttatttacaaagccTGCGATACCTCAATATGGCTCAAAATAAAATAGACACTCTTACAGCTGAACCAAAAAGTCATAAAGATAAATTGTGTCCAGTTTTGGAAGAGATGTATCTTCAGGACAATCGATTGGAACAATTGCCGGAATTCATAATGAATTTACCTGCATTGGAGATTATGGATGTTTCAAACAATAAATTGCAGTGTCTTCCAGATAATTTATGGCGAGCACCGAAATTAAAGGAATTGAACGCGTCGTTTAATCTGTTGAAGATTTTACCTAGTCAAGTTTCGCAAAATATTTCACGAAAAACACAAAGGGAGGATTGTTTAAACAATAGCCCTAGCAGTCGAAGTTTAGCATCGCAATTGGCTATATCGCGTGAAGATTCCTTGGAGTTTGAGTCATTCACTAAAATAGCAAATGCACAAATTATCGAAATGGATCGCCCTCATGTTTGGACCAAATCCGTTCAAGTATCGGAAAAAGTTTCAGACGATAACGAAAGTGGAGCAAGGTCGGTGCTTACATCCCTGAACTTGGcacataatttatttaatagtattCCAGTAGCTTTGCCATGCTTAGCTGTTAATCTAGTGAGATTAAATATGGCTTATAATTCTCTTCGATCCATGAGCCATATAACATCATATCCGGCGAGTTTAAAACAGTTAGACTTATCCAATAATCAAATCTCTCGATGGCCCAGTTTACCACAAGTGGAGGGTGCCGACTTGATGGAACAAGCAAACACTGCGTGTTATTGTCCCGCAACAAATGTACAGTCACCAATCGTTCCAGGCAGTAACAGACAAACGGCTACATCATTACGCGATGTAGTTCTCATGTCGGTTTGCACGCATAGACGTCACTTACGCTTAGAGAATTTAAGAACATTGATTCTTGCTAACAATCTGTTGAGTAGAATTCAATTAACATCGATCGATGACGGGGAAATGCCAAATTTAGAAGAGGAGAATATAGACAGGGACACAAGAATCACTTATTCTGGCTCAAAATTGTATCTTCTGTTTCCTAATGTTAGTATGCTCGACGTCAGCAATaacaaattgaaagaaattccCCAAAACATTTACGAGCTTAATAATCTATCTGTTCTAAATATAAGCGGTAATCCGGAAATCATCGAATTGCCACCACAAATGGGTCTGCTTTCCCGTTTGTGGAATTTAAATACTCAAGGTTGTAGATTGCAAGAACCTTTGAAAACAATGATCGAGtcgaagaaatataaaacaatggACGTGATTGGgtatttaaaatcaattttagaGGACGCTAAACCGTATGCACGCATGAAGTTAATGATCGTAGGAATTCAAGGTATCGGTAAAACTAGCTTATTGGAACAGTTGAGACAAGAGGGTGAAGTTCCAAATAAAAAGAAGGCTGCAGAACACTGGGCAAAACGAATgggtaataaaaatattaacgcGAAGACTGCCAGAGGAACAACGATATCTACCGTTGGCGTTGATATAGGAGACTGGATTTATGAAAAAAAAGTGAGAGGTCAGTCATCCCATGGCCCAGTTTATTTTAGAACGTGGGATTTTGGTGGTCAGAGAGAATACTATGCAACACATCAATACTTTTTATCTAAACGAAGTCTATATTTGGTTGTATGGAGAATTATCGATGGTTTTAAAGGTGTGtctgaaatatttcaatggttagTAAATATTCAAAGCAGAGCTCCGAATTCTCCAGTAATCATTGTTGGTActcattatgatatatcgtacgAGCATAGCGAAGCGTTACAACAATATATCCGTGATAAGTTTATAAACGTGGTTGACGCTGAAAAATGTGGCTTACCAAAAGTCATGGAGACCATTGAAGTGAGCTGTAAAACGAAGCACAATATAAAAATGCTATGTAATTTGATATACGATGTTGTATTTAGTTTAAGATCACCCGGAAGCAAAGAATTATTGCTTGAACAAAAAGTTCCTGCCAGTTATCTTGCCTTGGAAGATGTGGTAATACAGCTTGCACATGATAGGAAATTGTCTGGTGCAGATCCGGTTTTAAAAGCTGATCAGTATTACACAGCAGTTAATAACGAGCTTCAAAAATTGCATAGATCATTTAGGGATCCTGCTGAACTACATCAAGCAACACTTTTTCTCCATGAAAATggtattattttacattatgacGATGCTACGTTAAAGGATTTATACTTTCTTGATCCACAGTGGCTTTGCGATATGTTAGCACACGTAGTAACGATACGTGAAATTAATCCTTTTGCCAGGTGTGGTATAATGAAATTAGACGATATTCAACATGTTTTTAAATCCTCTACGATATCGTCTATAGATACCCAAGGATATATCGTTAGCttgttaaataagtttgaagtTGCGTTAACTTGGGATTATCGTACTCTATTGATTCCTTCATTATTGCCAACTGAAGaagatattttaagaaataatcaaataatcaaaattCCTGTAAAAACACGAAGCTGGCACATACGTTCTAAAAAGATTACATCTCCGATGATAGCATTTCAAAATTCTACCGGAGAAAGTAAATCAAGTACAGAATGTGTACTAACGTCTAGGTCACAACCGGATTGTTCTGTCACGCGGCTGCTTTTAATGTCTTATTTTCCCAGTGGTTTTTGGTCGAGGCTCATAACTAGAATTTTAGCCGATGATGCTATTGTTGAGATTGTGATGTCATTTCTAGCGCCTTTCAAAGATTTTGTTGATGATAATATCTTTATAAGCTTGTTAGATACACAAGCTGAGTGGGTACTCTGGCAAACAGGGATAGagttaaaatattctaatattactTTACTACGCCTCAAAGAAGTCAATTATAACTTAAAGAATTCACCGTATGACTATAGacagtttaaatttaaactgaaaCAAGATGGAATATGGTGTACAGTAGATTTGAAGAATTCGgcaattttagaaatttggttTCCAGTTGATACTTTAGTGATAAAACAACCCATTATGTCAGACTCAGCTGAAGAAGAACCAATGGGCTATCAAGCAATTGTAGTAGAACCTCGACCAGAAAGTATGCCACAATTATTGGCGCTAATAGTCGAtcatattgatattttattagaagATTGGTATCCTACATTAGGAACACGTTTTGTGCATACATCCGAAGGTAAACTGTTAGTCACACGATTAATACCGTGTCCACGCTGTTTATTAAATAATGGAgaaaacgaaaatgaaattaGTGATACTGATCGTTTGACGGaagatattcaaaaatattatataaataaagaaagacaAAGCCAGGATAGTTATAAATCTGATGGCGATAGCGGTGTCGGATATGATAGCTTAACATCAAGCAGAATGCCATCTTTAGAGGGTCATCCAGATATTATTAAACAAAGCACTCATTTTGAAGGTATTTTAGCATATTCCTGGATGGTTGAAGAATGCATTTTGTCTGCCTATAGTAATAAACCAATTAGTTGTCCTAAACATTCTGATATACCATTGTCACATGTAGCTCCAGATATTATTTTTATGGATCTAGGATCAAAACACTTAATAAAATCAGAGGATGTTAAATTAGGGAAATTATTAGGTCGTGGAGCATTTGGATTTGTATTTAAGGGTGTCTGTCGCTTACCAGGAACTTATCACAAAGTTGATGTTGCTATCAAAATGTTGCAACCAGTTCCACCAGGTCCAAATTCAAAACAATCTGCTATTCTTGCTTATAAAGCTGCACAAAGTAAATGGGATAGAGATCCTTTACAGTATGCTTGTAAAGCCTATTGTACTGCAAGacaagaattaaatattttgttgacACTCAGACATACAAATATTGTACCTCTAATTGGAATAGTGGTTAGTCCACTAGCACTAGTACTAGATTTGGCACCAGAAGGTGCATTAGATAATGTATTGAAAAATTACAGACGTTCTGGTGCTAAATTAGATCCATACACATTACAAGCTATAATTCTCCAAGTAGCAAAAGCAGTAGAATATCTTCATCAGCAACATGTAATTTATAGAGACTTAAAATCAGAAAATGTTTTAGTTTGGCAGATGCCTTTGCCATTTCAAGATTACCCTGAACATCCGGTTCATGTTAAAGTAGCTGATTATGGCATATCCAGACTTACATTACCAACTGGTGCTAAAGGATTTGGAGGAACAGAAGGATTTATGGCAcctgaaattattaaatataacggTGAAGAAGAATATACTGAAAAAGTTGATTCTTTTTCATTTGGAATGTTTATATATGAATTGATCACTTTAAGACAACCATTTGAGGGCCATGAAGCAGTTAAAGAATGTATTTTAGAAGGTGGAAGACCACCATTAACATACAGAGAAACATTTCATCCTTGTTATGCTCTTGATTTAATGGTTATATGTTGGGCTCAAAATCCAAAAGATAGACCTACTGCAAGTCAAATAGTTTCCATTGCATCAGCACCTGAATTTACACATCTTATAGATGTCATATTATTAACAGAAAGAACCCAAGTAACTGCTATTACTATGACAAATAGAActatagaagaaaatttaagtGGAGATGAAATTTGGTTTGGACATAATAATGGTGAAGTTGATATGTTATTAGGAACACAGAAAGGTTGGTTACAACATGTTAGGATTGAAACTCCTATAATACCATATGCAATGTGTGGAGTAGATGGATACATATGGATTGGTGATGATATAGGGCAAGTACACGTTTATTTAGGCAGTAATTTTGGTTGTGTTGCCAGTTATAATCTTGAACCTGATCATAGTATGGAATCTAAAATAGTAGGTCTAATTTATTTAgaacaaataaaacaatttgCAGTAGCACTGCATAGTGGTAAGACATTTCTATTGTCAAATTCTTTCACACAAATGAAAAAGATGGAAATTACAACTGATATTCAAGATAATATAAAGACATATTCCTTGGCAGCTGtctataaaaagaaacgaatattgGAGTTATGGGTGGGACAAAGTTTTGGTAAAGTATCAATTTATGTTTTAAAAGACAACAGTTTAATAGATACAGTACAACTTTCTCATGTAACTGGGGAAACagctattaaaaatttatttgctaCACATTTATTGAGTGCTGAAAATTCTGTGTTATCATACACATATCCTGGATGTATTGTGTATCAATGGGATGTGGATACTaggcaaataataaataaattagatatGTCTAAATTAGTACCTTGTTCAGAAAGTTTAAAGTCCATTTCtatagaagaaaatttatcaACAGAAAAGTGCCAAGTAACAGCTTTGGAAGCTTGTAGGAATCAGTTATATATTGGTACTACTTGGGGATGTATTGTAGTAGCTGAATGTAACTCTCTTAGACCGATTACTGTTTTCAGACCTTTCGAAGGTAAGGTATGtcaaataatatcatttaaatCAACAGATGAAAAGAAATTAGTACTAGCAACTGTTGGCCAAGGTTACAGAAGTTTAATTTCACGATATACAGATTTTCTGATTGACAGTTTAGATGCAGAAGATCTTAAGCATAGTATGTATACTCTCTTATGGAGATCTGAACATTGGTCCGCtgcttaa
- the LOC100648251 gene encoding nuclear pore complex protein Nup85, producing the protein MDENYSPPTIDIPNTPKHLCITGSWVNSSRISIYMNKRFQSSTKKSPEKYEPTVHILKPEVILFSPQLRKLVNESNGVFLSIQKIKSSSGDVRPELLKHSKQYRSILRACIESLQDICGKCLSDKKESLENFLTIFYQIECVWHLIEILYVDIVPGDVVLPQLLEWIRFHFPSRELVAVKILAQKTIGADLEYPNYWEAVIGCALHGKLDLVRALLALHSKADHPAFVMAENILKTMPIYNVYGGYSIDGFTTCWKRWQLELYSNLNSKAFIVDTNLEMIMKLIAGEQDILWQFSQYTDAWYELLAAKLFYTSPCCKQPELSHHANSISKRWQANRPSDNAIRAVMESDLHHVIKEIQYMGDNGWFATHLVDLLYVCGKLKILDRDQIKVSSQLHESLILEYGNTLMAHHSLWQCGASYLIHCPIQGLARLEILLQSLPMGSEARVNKILDIARDNKMDHIVTSICKIQGLKSMRQGRLGNALAWALKAQDSGFITYIADQFLKRYAEHGELDCRDLLENLGFCMMASDRLTFLGKYCEFHQMYGIGEFKEAASLLVSLLVSNLTPKYFWSILLSDAIPLLEAKDVILSSSDCFELLRCVEAHGDDLKFQNKIEIFRLAVARNLARALSLEGCQVEH; encoded by the exons ATGGACGAAAACTACAGTCCTCCTACAATC gaTATTCCAAATACTCCTAAACATCTATGTATTACTGGAAGTTGGGTAAATAGTAGCAGAATCagtatatatatgaataaaagaTTTCAAAGTTCAACTAAAAAAAGTCCAGAGAAATATGAGCCAACGGTACATATTTTAAAGCCAGAAGTGATTCTGTTTTCTCCACAATTACGTAAATTAGTAAATGAAAGTAATGGTGTCTTTCTGTccattcaaaaaataaaatcttcttCTGGAGATGTTAGACCAGAACTTTTAAAACATAGCAAGCAATACAGGTCTATTTTAAGAGCATGTATAGAAAGTTTGCAAGATATATGTGGAAAATGTTTGAGCGATAAAAAAGAATCACTAGAAAATTTTCTAaccattttttatcaaatagaaTGTGTATGGCACTTGATCGAAATCCTTTATGTAGATATAGTACCag gtgatgtagtattaccacaATTGTTAGAATGGATTAGATTTCACTTTCCATCTAGAGAACTTGTAGCTGTTAAAATATTAGCCCAGAAGACAATCGGTGCTGATTTGGAGTATCCAAATTATTGGGAAGCTGTAATAGGCTGTGCATTACATGGAAAGTTAGATTTAGTAAGAGCTTTATTAGCATTACATAGCAAAGCAGATCACCCTGCTTTTGTAATGGcagaaaatattcttaaaacaaTGCCCATCTATAATGTGTATGGCGGTTATTCTATAGATGGATTTACTACATGTTGGAAACGTTGGCAACTAGAAttgtattcaaatttaaatagtaaAGCTTTTATCGTTGATACTAATTTAGAAATGATTATGAAg TTAATTGCAGGAGAACAAGATATATTGTGGCAATTTTCACAATATACAGATGCTTGGTATGAACTGTTGGCAGCAAAGTTATTTTATACTTCTCCATGTTGTAAGCAACCTGAACTTTCTCATCATGCTAATAGTATTTCCAAAAGATGGCAAGCTAATAGACCTTCTGATAATGCTATACGTGCTGTTATGGAAAGCGACTTACACCATGTTATTAAAGAAATACAATATATGGGTGATAATGGATGGTTTGCTACTCATTTGGTAGATTTATTATATGTTTGTGGAAAACTTAAAATATTGGATAGAGATCAAATAAA aGTTAGCAGTCAACTTCATGAATCTCTTATATTAGAATATGGGAACACATTAATGGCACATCATTCTTTGTGGCAATGTGGTGCAAGTTACTTAATACATTGTCCTATTCAAGGCTTAGCTAGACTAGAAATACTGTTACAGTCACTTCCAATGGGGTCAGAAGCAAGAGTAAATAAAATTCTTGATATAGCACGAGATAATAAGATGGATCATATAG TTACTAGCATTTGTAAAATTCAAGGACTAAAATCTATGAGGCAAGGAAGATTGGGAAATGCACTTGCATGGGCATTAAAAGCGCAAGATAGTGGTTTTATAACATATATTGCAGATCAGTTTTTGAAGCGTTATGCAGAACATGGAGAATTGGATTGTCGTGACCTATTAGAAAATTTAGGTTTTTGTATGATGGCTAGTGATAGACTCACATTCTTAG GAAAGTATTGCGAATTTCATCAAATGTATGGCATTGGAGAATTTAAAGAAGCAGCAAGTTTATTAGTGTCCCTTTTAGTTTCAAATTTAACACCAAAATA ctTTTGGTCGATTCTTTTATCAGATGCTATTCCATTATTAGAAGCCAAAGATGTAATTTTATCTTCCAGTGATTGTTTTGAATTATTACGTTGTGTAGAAGCACATGGAGATGATCTAaagtttcaaaataaaattgaaatcttCCGACTAGCCGTTGCTAGGAACCTAGCTCGAGCATTGAGTCTTGAAGGCTGCCAAGTGGAACATTAg